DNA from Evansella sp. LMS18:
GAACTGACACCCAGGCTGTATCATAATTTAATAAGACCTAAATGGATTACGAAAAGATACATACATGACTTACTTAATGACCATATTCAGTTTCAAAACAGAATAATCCTTGATTTCGGCTGTGGCACGGGGGCAAACTGCTGTCTCTGTGATGCAGAACATTATCTTGGGGTGGACCCGGACAAACATCGTGTGGAATATGCAAAAACTATGTACCCTGAATACAAGTTTGAAACAAGTGATGGAAACATAATTCCGGCAGAAGCAGGTTCTGTTGATCTTGTGCTTATCATCGCAGTGCTCCATCATATTCCCACTGCTGACATTCCGGCCTTTGTAAAAGAATTCAGGAGAGTTTTAAAGGCTGAAGGGGGCCAGGTGGCCGTAATTGAACCATGTCTGTTTGATAATACCCGGCTGAGCAACTGGTTTATGAAGAAATACGACAAGGGCAAATATATACAGGGTGAAAAAAGCTATCTCGATTTTTTCCAGGATGGAGGGTTTGCGTGTAAGGTGATTAAGAAGTATTCAAAATGCTTTATGTATAATGAACTTTTTTTCGTCGCAAGCACTGCTGATTAAGCTGTAAAACCGGGAGGGGAATTAATTGGATAAGAAAAAAATTACTGAACTCGTTACCCCTGAGACGGAAGAGAAAATAGAAGAATTAGTACAGGGCCTGTCTTTTACAAAGAATTTCCGGTCCGCTACTGCGGAGGAATGGTATGTTTTCCTGCCTGGATATGAGGATCCAAAAACAGGGGGAGCAGCTGGAAAGGCCATTATTCATTATAATTTAATGGGGAACAGAGATGTGTTTATCAACATCACGGTTATCATTGATGACCCCGCTCTCCACGACAGCCAGGCTTATCCACTCCTGTATGCCGCATGTGATGAGCTTGTAAACCGGCTTGTTGGTTACGCGGACACCCTCCTTTCAGTACATGCGGGAGAAAATAGTTATGATGCGGAGTATAAACGGTAAACATAAAAAAGCGCAAACTGAAAGGAGGAGTTTTCATTGGCAAAAAAACAAAAGAAGGAAAGCTTTGCTGCTAATAAAATTACATTAACCAATACACCTGTTGATGAAGAAATTACGGTAAGTACCGAGACAAGTTCCAGAGATCCCTTTAATACCAATAAATATTATCCAGGGGACTCCGTTAACGAGCATAAAGAAATAGAAGAAATGAACTTGGACCTGGCAAAAGAAGAGCTTAAGCAGCAAAACGAAAATAACGCGCTTGATTAACCGTACAAAAGCAGCTGAGCTGTCATCGCGATGGTAATTAAATGGATAATCGTCACAGATACAACCCGTATGAGAATAAGGTAGATGTGTAGTTCTAATATTTTTCTATAAGGAGTTGTATTGAATGAACGAGAAACATTTAGCCTGGCACGAGACACTTGAAATCCACGAACTGACAGCCATGCAGTCCATTGGTTTAATGAAACTGAAAAAAGCTCTTCCGGAAATAAAGGAGAGAGAACTGCAGCAAATTTACCGGACAGGTATTCAGGGGTTAACTGCCAATCTGAATGAACTTCTTGAATTCTTCCCGAATATGCCAAGGGATACTGAGGAGGAAGAGGAACGGGCTGATAGCAATGTTTCACCTGCTTTTTATGCTGGTGACCTGCTAGCCCTTGCTAAGACATCTGTAAGGAACTATGCGATTGCGATTACGGAAACTGCGACACCTTCCGTGAGGCAGGTTTTAAGAAAGCAGCTGAACAGGCATATGGACCTTCATGCTGCTGTGTTCAATTATATGTACAAAAATAGCTATTACCCAGCCTATAATTTAGAAAAACTCCTGGACGGCGATGTGCGGCTTGCCCGGAAGGCGTTGTCTATGCGTGACGAGTAATCAGAAGGACCTTGCTTCAAATATAAATGCTGTCTTGCAATCACTGTCTCTTTTGAGATGGTGATTTTCCTTTTCGCAGAGGTTTAGTAATTTTGATTTTTGTGTATTAGCAAACTAACCATATTTTTTACACACGATGATAAGATTGCAGAAATGGAGGAATACCATTGCTTACACAAGATCAGATAAATACATTGAGGGACAGGCTCCTGGAGCTTAAAAAGGAGCACGAAGAACGTCTTGCGCCGGAAGAAAATGAAACTGGCAACGAAAGAAGAGCGGAAGATACTGGTGAAATTTCCCGTTACGATAACCATCCTGCAGATGAGGCAACCGAGTTATTTGAACGGGAGAAGGATACAGCATTAAATAATCATTCGCGGCAGCGGCTTGAGGAAGTGGAAAAAGCACTTCAGGCCATGGATGATGGAGAATACGGGAAATGTGAAGTTTGTGGAGAGGAAATACCATATGAACGCCTTGAGATTGTACCGGAAACTTTAAAGTGTGTGAAACATGCACAAGAGGAAGGCCGTGAGAGATACCGGCC
Protein-coding regions in this window:
- a CDS encoding class I SAM-dependent methyltransferase gives rise to the protein MRLIAHHYVTERGRIPGISTLERTLKLELTPRLYHNLIRPKWITKRYIHDLLNDHIQFQNRIILDFGCGTGANCCLCDAEHYLGVDPDKHRVEYAKTMYPEYKFETSDGNIIPAEAGSVDLVLIIAVLHHIPTADIPAFVKEFRRVLKAEGGQVAVIEPCLFDNTRLSNWFMKKYDKGKYIQGEKSYLDFFQDGGFACKVIKKYSKCFMYNELFFVASTAD
- a CDS encoding spore coat protein is translated as MNEKHLAWHETLEIHELTAMQSIGLMKLKKALPEIKERELQQIYRTGIQGLTANLNELLEFFPNMPRDTEEEEERADSNVSPAFYAGDLLALAKTSVRNYAIAITETATPSVRQVLRKQLNRHMDLHAAVFNYMYKNSYYPAYNLEKLLDGDVRLARKALSMRDE
- a CDS encoding TraR/DksA C4-type zinc finger protein, whose product is MLTQDQINTLRDRLLELKKEHEERLAPEENETGNERRAEDTGEISRYDNHPADEATELFEREKDTALNNHSRQRLEEVEKALQAMDDGEYGKCEVCGEEIPYERLEIVPETLKCVKHAQEEGRERYRPVEEEVQKASLEDDSEAKERVAFDRKDAWETVSDYGTSQSPSDYTDSDRQYNNQQEDSENNTGITEDVEEVPVSDIEGNDTGVTSDRKEHEGGSGSRSDLDDDPKNHER